In Microvenator marinus, one genomic interval encodes:
- a CDS encoding DUF3341 domain-containing protein, with product MSEDIKDQEEKEQTAETAEEVSEESEAASTEEATSEEAGEESQAEVAEEETPADADEPSDEAAEEPAAEEEPAAEVEPPVAAADEAAADEGDVMGMAAFFDHPHHLLYAAEEARDKKFERWDAYSPFPIHGMDQAMGLKRSWIPWVTFTAGLTGTMAAAGLQFGIMGFDWPMVYGGKPFIAWPSFVPIMFELTVLFAGVTTGIVMLIAAGCFRRNHIIDPGISNDRFVLWISAEDPAFEAEEVKKFMLDLNPSEVRTVRKAGN from the coding sequence ATGAGCGAAGACATCAAAGACCAAGAAGAAAAAGAGCAGACAGCTGAAACAGCTGAAGAAGTCTCAGAAGAGTCCGAAGCTGCTTCCACTGAGGAAGCAACATCGGAGGAAGCTGGCGAAGAATCGCAAGCAGAAGTCGCAGAGGAGGAAACTCCTGCTGACGCCGACGAGCCTTCGGATGAAGCTGCTGAGGAGCCTGCTGCTGAAGAAGAGCCTGCTGCTGAAGTCGAACCTCCAGTGGCTGCTGCTGACGAAGCTGCGGCTGATGAAGGCGATGTCATGGGCATGGCAGCTTTCTTTGACCACCCTCATCACCTGCTTTATGCAGCCGAAGAGGCACGAGACAAGAAGTTCGAGCGCTGGGATGCTTACTCCCCCTTCCCTATTCACGGGATGGACCAAGCCATGGGCTTGAAGCGGTCTTGGATTCCTTGGGTCACCTTTACGGCTGGCCTCACGGGTACGATGGCCGCTGCAGGGCTACAGTTTGGAATCATGGGATTCGATTGGCCGATGGTCTATGGCGGAAAGCCATTCATCGCCTGGCCGTCTTTCGTACCGATCATGTTCGAGCTCACCGTGCTTTTTGCGGGTGTTACAACAGGAATCGTCATGCTGATCGCAGCCGGATGTTTCCGACGCAATCACATCATCGACCCAGGTATCTCGAACGATAGGTTTGTGCTTTGGATTTCTGCCGAAGACCCAGCCTTTGAAGCCGAAGAAGTCAAAAAGTTCATGCTCGACCTGAATCCGTCTGAGGTTCGGACCGTGAGGAAGGCAGGTAACTGA
- a CDS encoding c-type cytochrome, which produces MKNLKKFITTGALLGLSLGASGCLDWWPEFGIPAGKQPWGELNPLQEMHTSPAIKDQGPEGMRYLPPGTVPVGFRPNPIPADQAANSAVLKNPVPINDQSMRYGKLMYETTCIVCHGDDGRGMGYIVPKYPQPPDLTSARARDWTDGQIYHVISHGQGTMGSYKSQLKPEERWAVVNYVRALQRAQYPEPTDLENLTE; this is translated from the coding sequence ATGAAGAATCTTAAAAAGTTCATTACAACCGGTGCCCTCTTGGGCCTGAGCCTCGGCGCAAGCGGATGTTTGGATTGGTGGCCCGAGTTCGGAATTCCTGCGGGCAAGCAGCCTTGGGGCGAGCTCAACCCACTCCAAGAGATGCATACGTCTCCTGCAATCAAGGACCAGGGACCCGAGGGCATGCGCTACCTTCCCCCCGGCACGGTACCAGTAGGCTTCAGGCCAAACCCAATTCCTGCAGACCAGGCAGCGAATTCGGCGGTCCTCAAAAACCCTGTGCCCATCAACGATCAGTCGATGCGATACGGCAAGCTTATGTACGAAACAACGTGCATCGTTTGTCACGGCGACGACGGAAGAGGCATGGGTTACATCGTACCCAAGTACCCACAACCACCCGACCTTACGTCAGCGCGTGCCCGCGATTGGACGGATGGACAAATCTATCACGTCATTTCGCACGGCCAGGGAACCATGGGTTCTTATAAAAGTCAGCTTAAGCCGGAAGAAAGGTGGGCCGTTGTTAATTATGTAAGGGCGTTACAACGCGCTCAGTACCCAGAACCAACGGATCTGGAAAACCTTACGGAATGA
- a CDS encoding cytochrome c oxidase subunit II, which translates to MTSYKIERRAILLVAVFLVLAVPTLAFAVPGSGEFISNYAPGGRSVTELYNILAKICLAILLLVEGLLLVAIIKFRRKSADERPVQTHGNLKLEIGWTLAAAVVQVYIGVITINVMTEVEVIPEPENIGITVEAIAYQWGWQFRYPDYNGMLTDDLVVPAHTNVKLEITSRDVIHSIFIPELGVKMDAVPGRFNLWWFNADGPVNQVLAEGERASRVEKERKVTTRPDIVSFFNPRPDRDVTGLEDRVTYLAASRTVEDVSPYAKYDAVEYRGMCTEICGKGHYNMYFRTVAMTQTSFDQWVKDQQTGSTEADGGAIYQQKCASCHGADGAGVPGSFPPLVNVPWTNDDTMKDAHIEVVLKGSEASTLQGPTEVNGVVYNSVMQPWHDTMNDVEIAAVVNHERISWGNKGTEVSAEDVARVRASLGLPPFPAGGAEPIPESELLAEGENLYAACASCHGADGKAMNGVPSLAGNTTVLSDVKGTVASLVNGQDKEQWPGVKSPMGRSMTDRQLSALITYMRKSWGNEGGVVLPDEIQRLRNEVQK; encoded by the coding sequence ATGACATCATATAAGATTGAACGGAGAGCGATTCTCCTTGTCGCCGTTTTCCTGGTGTTGGCGGTACCAACACTGGCATTCGCGGTCCCGGGTTCGGGTGAGTTTATTTCGAACTATGCCCCAGGTGGGCGTTCGGTCACCGAACTCTACAATATTCTGGCCAAGATCTGCCTTGCGATCCTTCTGCTCGTCGAGGGCTTGCTCCTCGTCGCGATCATCAAGTTTCGCCGAAAGAGTGCAGACGAACGCCCCGTGCAAACACACGGTAATCTCAAGTTGGAGATCGGCTGGACACTGGCTGCTGCTGTAGTTCAGGTTTATATCGGCGTCATCACCATCAACGTGATGACTGAGGTGGAGGTCATACCTGAACCCGAGAATATCGGGATCACGGTGGAAGCCATTGCGTACCAATGGGGCTGGCAGTTCAGGTACCCCGACTACAATGGCATGCTCACCGATGACCTTGTGGTCCCCGCCCACACAAACGTCAAGCTCGAGATCACCTCGCGCGACGTGATTCACTCAATCTTCATCCCCGAACTCGGTGTGAAGATGGACGCGGTGCCAGGACGTTTCAATCTCTGGTGGTTCAACGCGGATGGCCCCGTGAACCAGGTGCTCGCCGAGGGTGAGCGCGCGAGTCGTGTTGAGAAAGAGCGTAAAGTCACCACTCGTCCCGACATCGTTTCGTTCTTCAACCCAAGACCAGACCGCGATGTGACCGGCCTTGAGGATCGAGTCACCTATCTTGCGGCGAGCCGCACGGTTGAGGATGTGTCTCCCTATGCGAAGTACGATGCTGTGGAATACCGCGGGATGTGTACTGAGATTTGCGGAAAGGGCCACTACAACATGTACTTCAGAACCGTGGCGATGACTCAGACAAGCTTCGACCAATGGGTCAAGGACCAACAAACAGGCTCTACTGAGGCTGACGGTGGTGCAATTTATCAGCAAAAATGTGCTTCATGTCACGGTGCCGACGGCGCAGGCGTTCCCGGTAGCTTCCCTCCTCTCGTCAACGTTCCGTGGACCAATGACGACACGATGAAGGATGCTCACATTGAGGTTGTTCTCAAGGGTAGCGAAGCATCGACACTTCAAGGGCCAACCGAAGTCAACGGCGTAGTGTACAACAGTGTGATGCAGCCATGGCACGACACCATGAACGATGTGGAGATTGCGGCCGTCGTGAATCACGAGCGTATTTCGTGGGGAAATAAGGGCACCGAGGTCAGCGCGGAAGACGTAGCGCGTGTCCGTGCTTCTCTTGGGCTTCCACCCTTCCCTGCCGGCGGCGCAGAGCCAATTCCTGAGTCCGAGCTTCTGGCTGAAGGCGAGAACCTCTACGCAGCTTGCGCGTCCTGCCACGGAGCGGATGGCAAGGCAATGAACGGAGTTCCAAGTCTCGCGGGCAACACGACCGTGCTCAGCGATGTCAAAGGAACCGTTGCTTCATTGGTCAACGGCCAGGACAAAGAACAATGGCCTGGAGTGAAGTCTCCGATGGGACGATCCATGACAGACCGACAGCTTTCGGCCCTGATCACCTACATGCGTAAGTCATGGGGCAATGAAGGCGGTGTCGTCCTGCCGGATGAAATCCAGCGCCTAAGAAACGAAGTACAGAAATAA
- a CDS encoding c-type cytochrome, whose translation MKYSYVKRAIQGAVLAGGAIALFPALDVAAQGIGLRKLDEMLSPTNATLERGQKVYAEQCVSCHGEDGKGGAPLAQNFDPPAQAFTGQFKYGHGPIAIYNAISVGDMQTPPVEGQETISAKHPAVFNHVPFQDRWAVAHYVRTLGGNGAPDSAALRERAEFEAENGVCFESVKAGIADRVAPKGDEQLAKGKELYAAQCSSCHGAEGKGDGAAAAALNPKPRNFHSVDEKWTVGTSPLGVFNVLSVGIAGTSMASYASLSEDDRWALTHYIRQWVPENQLQESTEDEVVDVCRALSTPPKPPAIPLEVAINALIKDYPTSRAREFAKYGDVLLHAGADAAKGEAVYNASCASCHGAGGVGSANGPYGAFPPYLYLQVNRLVPAMAGGDTASFAQRSIGGVHATLPDMSAASHLTVEDWRNVQAYVARFEGEGTVRVNEPAPPQVDAVEEPAAQAPATESVE comes from the coding sequence ATGAAGTACTCATATGTAAAACGCGCCATTCAAGGCGCTGTCCTCGCCGGGGGCGCCATTGCTCTCTTCCCAGCACTGGACGTGGCAGCACAAGGCATCGGTTTGAGAAAGCTCGATGAAATGCTTTCACCGACCAATGCGACTCTTGAGCGCGGGCAAAAGGTTTATGCAGAACAGTGCGTTTCTTGCCACGGCGAAGATGGCAAAGGTGGTGCGCCGCTCGCGCAGAACTTTGACCCTCCCGCCCAAGCTTTTACTGGTCAGTTCAAGTATGGCCACGGTCCAATTGCGATTTACAACGCGATTTCGGTCGGTGACATGCAAACACCACCAGTGGAGGGACAAGAGACGATCAGTGCCAAACACCCGGCCGTCTTTAACCACGTTCCCTTCCAAGACCGCTGGGCAGTAGCGCACTATGTGCGAACGCTCGGTGGAAACGGAGCACCTGACTCTGCGGCACTACGGGAGCGCGCAGAGTTTGAGGCTGAGAATGGCGTGTGTTTTGAGAGCGTCAAGGCCGGTATTGCTGACCGCGTCGCCCCTAAAGGCGATGAGCAGCTTGCTAAAGGCAAAGAACTCTACGCAGCCCAGTGCTCATCATGTCACGGCGCGGAAGGAAAAGGCGACGGTGCTGCTGCGGCGGCGTTGAACCCCAAGCCAAGAAACTTCCACTCTGTTGACGAAAAGTGGACGGTCGGAACGAGTCCACTCGGGGTGTTTAACGTACTCAGCGTAGGTATTGCTGGTACATCGATGGCATCTTACGCTTCTTTGAGCGAAGACGATCGTTGGGCGCTGACACACTATATCCGTCAGTGGGTTCCTGAAAACCAGCTACAAGAGTCAACGGAGGACGAGGTGGTTGACGTTTGTCGTGCGCTAAGCACGCCACCGAAGCCCCCCGCCATCCCGCTCGAAGTCGCGATTAACGCCCTCATCAAGGATTATCCGACCTCGAGAGCAAGGGAGTTCGCCAAGTACGGTGACGTGCTCTTGCATGCGGGTGCGGACGCCGCAAAGGGCGAAGCCGTCTACAATGCATCTTGCGCCTCCTGCCACGGAGCTGGCGGCGTTGGGTCTGCAAACGGACCTTACGGAGCGTTTCCTCCTTATCTCTACCTCCAGGTCAACAGGCTCGTTCCTGCGATGGCCGGTGGAGATACAGCGTCGTTTGCTCAGCGGTCGATTGGAGGCGTGCACGCCACCCTTCCTGACATGTCGGCCGCTTCACATTTGACGGTTGAAGATTGGCGAAATGTTCAGGCATATGTCGCGCGTTTTGAGGGTGAAGGCACCGTTCGGGTGAACGAGCCTGCGCCGCCTCAAGTCGACGCGGTAGAAGAGCCGGCTGCACAAGCACCGGCAACCGAGAGTGTTGAGTAG
- a CDS encoding cytochrome c3 family protein: MSTRYLSVIGLMVISILIAFSGCINPRKGYAPEQPIAFSHQLHAGQNQIPCRYCHVSPGEGPHSSVPGANTCMNCHTMVLPQSPEIQKIKNAWETGKPIEWVKVHDLPDHARFSHSPHINFGFDCSECHGQVNTMDVVSTQNEFNMGWCVDCHRDPKHNASVDCVTCHY; this comes from the coding sequence ATGAGCACACGCTACCTCAGTGTCATTGGCCTAATGGTCATCTCAATCTTGATCGCTTTCTCTGGCTGCATTAACCCTCGTAAGGGATATGCACCCGAGCAACCGATTGCGTTTAGTCACCAACTCCACGCAGGGCAGAATCAAATTCCCTGTAGGTATTGCCACGTCTCCCCTGGGGAGGGTCCGCACTCGTCGGTGCCTGGCGCAAATACCTGTATGAACTGCCATACTATGGTGCTGCCGCAGAGCCCCGAGATTCAAAAGATCAAGAATGCTTGGGAAACTGGCAAGCCCATTGAGTGGGTAAAGGTCCACGACCTCCCTGACCATGCGCGTTTCAGCCACTCGCCGCACATCAACTTTGGGTTTGATTGCAGTGAGTGTCACGGCCAGGTCAACACCATGGATGTCGTGTCCACGCAGAACGAATTCAACATGGGGTGGTGTGTGGATTGCCACCGCGACCCCAAGCATAACGCATCTGTCGATTGTGTGACCTGCCACTATTAA
- the nrfD gene encoding NrfD/PsrC family molybdoenzyme membrane anchor subunit, whose translation MSISAIPDGELQGLPHIEKDAGPLGGTQAIREPLVTGNKSYADVSEDVSKHTETFPTKLWWGAFGISALFAALFVGSLGVAIGTGIGTTGISHPVGWGVFIINFVFWIGIGHAGTLISAILFLFRQNWRTAINRSAEAMTIFAVLTALVFPLMHTGRPWLAAYWLLPLPNGRGPLWVNFNSPLLWDVFAVSTYGTISAVFWYIGLVPDLATLRDRAKHPIRKKIYGILALGWTGGNRSWRHYESAYLMLAGLATPLVLSVHTIVSFDFATSVIPGWHTTIFPPYFVGGAIFSGFAMVATLLIIMRKVFNLENYITVNHLEAMAKVMLTTSMVVGSAYVIEFVIAYYSGVEGERFHFANRMFGPYGWSGWILYTCNMLVPQLLWFKSIRRNIAVLFVLTIFINIGMWFERYVIVVISLQRDFLPSSWGGYGFKVMDWALTIGSFGWFMTMFLLFCRILPTICMFEVKAVMDPDKASRFAQQKGGQ comes from the coding sequence ATGAGTATTTCTGCAATTCCAGATGGAGAGCTCCAAGGGCTCCCACACATCGAGAAGGACGCTGGTCCTCTCGGGGGTACGCAAGCAATTCGCGAACCCCTGGTCACCGGCAATAAGTCCTATGCGGATGTGAGTGAAGATGTTTCGAAGCATACCGAAACCTTCCCGACCAAGCTTTGGTGGGGTGCCTTTGGCATCTCCGCGCTCTTCGCCGCACTATTCGTCGGCTCACTCGGTGTGGCGATTGGAACTGGTATCGGTACCACCGGTATCTCCCACCCCGTCGGCTGGGGTGTGTTCATCATCAACTTCGTTTTTTGGATTGGTATTGGTCACGCCGGAACTCTGATTTCGGCCATCCTTTTCCTCTTCCGACAGAACTGGAGAACGGCGATTAACCGTTCGGCAGAGGCGATGACCATCTTCGCGGTTTTGACTGCTTTGGTCTTCCCGTTGATGCACACGGGTCGCCCATGGCTCGCTGCCTACTGGCTGCTTCCGTTGCCAAACGGCCGTGGTCCGCTCTGGGTTAACTTCAACTCGCCCCTCCTCTGGGACGTGTTTGCGGTTTCGACCTACGGCACCATTTCGGCTGTGTTCTGGTACATCGGACTCGTGCCGGACCTCGCGACCCTACGTGACCGCGCGAAACACCCGATCCGCAAGAAGATCTACGGAATTCTCGCGCTCGGTTGGACCGGCGGAAACCGCTCTTGGCGCCATTATGAGTCGGCGTACCTCATGCTCGCCGGACTCGCGACACCACTCGTGCTTTCGGTTCACACCATCGTTTCGTTCGACTTCGCAACCTCGGTGATTCCAGGCTGGCACACCACCATCTTCCCACCTTACTTCGTGGGCGGCGCTATCTTCTCGGGATTCGCCATGGTGGCCACCTTGCTCATCATCATGCGTAAGGTCTTCAATCTCGAAAATTACATCACGGTCAACCACCTCGAAGCCATGGCCAAGGTCATGCTCACGACCTCCATGGTTGTTGGCTCGGCCTACGTCATCGAGTTCGTGATCGCCTATTACTCGGGCGTCGAAGGTGAGCGATTCCACTTCGCCAACCGTATGTTTGGACCGTATGGCTGGTCGGGATGGATTCTCTACACGTGCAACATGTTGGTTCCCCAACTTCTGTGGTTCAAGTCTATACGCAGGAATATCGCGGTCCTCTTTGTGCTCACCATATTCATCAACATCGGTATGTGGTTTGAGCGCTACGTGATCGTCGTCATCTCCTTGCAGCGTGACTTCTTGCCAAGCTCTTGGGGAGGCTACGGCTTCAAGGTCATGGACTGGGCACTAACTATCGGTTCCTTTGGATGGTTCATGACCATGTTCCTACTTTTCTGCCGCATTCTACCTACGATCTGTATGTTCGAGGTCAAAGCTGTGATGGACCCAGATAAAGCGTCGCGATTCGCGCAACAAAAGGGAGGTCAATGA
- a CDS encoding 4Fe-4S dicluster domain-containing protein, which yields MTKHQPENGFAHNPDPIEGVEARIKRNVAGDVTISFGDGSEPMNVSRREFMRIGGVAAATAAMTGTGCNAMRNDVEYIVPYVDRPEEVRIGTPNYYTTVCSGCNAGCGALVTSRGGRPIKLDGNPHHPLSQGALCSRGLASYMNLYDPDRAKSPLKVAQGGGHTPVKWEEVDRTVISAVEKATSGGGIGILTQNFHGSARKALLAAIQKGLPGLKHYQYDAINSEALRAANQATYSDAHIPSYDFSKADYVVSLGSDFLGSWLSPVLFTKQFSSRRNPDGNMNKMVAFEGAMTLTGMNADERFRVRPGDLVHIAMALLHTVLVTRKTGALSNSPIAAAVQAFSPAEVASKLGIDADALTRVGQELADNAGKSLIVAGGTASATAQGVSLEVAVNALNAALGNVGNTVDHVNVSNQQSGTLQDLKTLIADINAGKIDVLIIDRANPIYSAPRSLGFEDALKKVKLVISTTDRVDETSLFASYLAPAGHQLEQWGDSNPVGNVFAIQQPVILPLHDTRGFEHSLMVWFGSALPGVFDVYLAEPQAPAGTRAPGVPTDPGPWYRFIRQHWETTLFPRARSMASFDQFWMETLQKGVFELEVQARRQPNFEANKALALLPTALPEATTNEPGDLSKKEIQLVATPTMFDGEHANNGHLQETPEVVTKHVWGSYAMVSPATFKAAKLKSGQVLSIALENVVREFQVIMQPGMHDDVIGIPLGYGRTAAGVVGNEVGENGFLFGHESEGRHILAGLKLEVKDSKRTEKLSVIKGAGVIDLHRRNYFASTTLEEYKEDKSAGVHKHPDLNDMWDRHKYEVKWGMAIDLSKCTGCSACVTACQEENNIPVVGRTGILEGREMHWMRIDRYYEMPHEAAHKQSNPVNFAALAHQQYSDSGDPMLHPEPLVALAEYMDEPRVLFQPMMCQHCENAPCENVCPVAATMHSEDGLNQMIYNRCVGTRYCSNNCPFKVRRYNWFNYAVDRSDTVFARLYPELGEHKRLNIEEPLPMAMNPEVTVRERGIMEKCTFCVHRIRRANWTLRQEGRTKFRDGDVVTACQQACPADAIVFGNLMDETSAVAKLHAVERKITPLDEVGVRSSVAYLTNVWNAPKPAHEADHGAADQKETH from the coding sequence ATGACGAAGCACCAACCAGAAAACGGTTTTGCACATAATCCCGACCCGATCGAAGGCGTCGAGGCTCGAATCAAACGAAACGTCGCTGGCGACGTGACCATCAGCTTTGGCGATGGCTCTGAGCCGATGAACGTCTCCCGACGCGAATTTATGCGGATTGGCGGCGTCGCTGCAGCTACGGCTGCCATGACTGGCACCGGCTGTAACGCGATGCGCAACGACGTTGAATACATCGTTCCCTACGTTGACCGGCCAGAAGAAGTACGCATCGGGACACCCAATTACTACACGACGGTTTGCTCAGGCTGTAATGCAGGCTGCGGCGCACTCGTGACTAGCCGGGGCGGTCGACCGATCAAGCTCGATGGCAACCCGCACCACCCACTTAGCCAAGGCGCCCTCTGCTCTCGCGGACTCGCCTCGTACATGAATCTCTACGATCCGGACCGCGCCAAGTCTCCTCTCAAGGTAGCTCAAGGTGGCGGACACACGCCGGTCAAATGGGAGGAAGTTGACCGTACTGTCATCTCGGCCGTGGAAAAAGCAACCAGTGGCGGTGGCATCGGTATCCTCACGCAAAACTTCCATGGAAGTGCACGCAAGGCTCTTCTGGCCGCTATCCAAAAGGGGCTGCCAGGCCTTAAGCACTACCAGTATGACGCGATCAATTCGGAGGCTCTGCGCGCTGCGAATCAAGCCACCTATTCAGATGCCCACATCCCATCTTACGACTTTTCGAAGGCGGATTACGTGGTGTCGCTTGGAAGTGACTTCCTCGGCTCGTGGCTCTCGCCGGTGCTCTTCACCAAGCAGTTCTCAAGCCGACGCAACCCAGACGGCAACATGAACAAGATGGTGGCCTTTGAAGGCGCCATGACACTCACGGGTATGAACGCTGACGAGAGATTCCGCGTACGTCCGGGAGACCTTGTCCATATCGCAATGGCGCTCTTGCACACGGTTCTCGTCACACGAAAGACCGGAGCCCTTTCAAACTCGCCGATCGCTGCAGCTGTTCAGGCGTTCTCCCCTGCTGAAGTTGCCTCCAAGCTCGGTATCGATGCGGATGCACTCACGCGGGTCGGGCAAGAACTCGCCGACAACGCAGGAAAAAGCCTTATCGTAGCCGGTGGAACCGCAAGCGCGACGGCTCAAGGTGTCTCTCTTGAAGTCGCCGTGAACGCGCTTAACGCGGCGCTCGGAAACGTCGGCAACACGGTCGACCACGTCAACGTGTCGAATCAACAGAGCGGCACACTCCAAGACCTCAAGACCCTCATCGCCGATATCAATGCGGGCAAGATCGATGTGCTTATCATCGACAGAGCCAACCCAATCTACTCGGCTCCGCGCTCCCTGGGTTTTGAGGATGCGCTGAAGAAGGTCAAGCTTGTCATCAGCACCACGGATCGTGTTGATGAGACAAGCCTATTCGCATCTTATCTTGCTCCTGCTGGACACCAGCTCGAGCAATGGGGCGACTCGAATCCGGTTGGAAATGTCTTTGCCATCCAGCAGCCAGTCATCCTGCCATTGCACGACACACGAGGTTTCGAGCATAGCTTGATGGTGTGGTTCGGAAGCGCCCTACCCGGTGTATTCGACGTCTACCTCGCGGAGCCCCAAGCGCCTGCTGGAACACGTGCACCTGGCGTCCCAACTGACCCAGGCCCATGGTACCGATTCATCCGCCAACATTGGGAGACCACGCTTTTCCCGCGTGCTCGCTCTATGGCTTCATTCGACCAATTCTGGATGGAGACCTTGCAAAAAGGCGTGTTTGAACTCGAGGTACAGGCACGTCGCCAACCTAATTTTGAGGCGAACAAAGCACTGGCGTTACTCCCAACGGCATTGCCCGAAGCGACAACCAACGAGCCTGGGGATCTCAGCAAGAAAGAGATTCAACTCGTCGCAACACCCACAATGTTCGACGGTGAGCACGCAAACAACGGCCACCTGCAAGAAACTCCTGAAGTCGTTACTAAGCACGTCTGGGGCTCTTACGCCATGGTGTCCCCTGCCACATTCAAGGCAGCAAAACTCAAGTCCGGACAAGTACTCAGCATTGCGCTAGAGAACGTGGTTCGCGAATTCCAAGTCATCATGCAACCAGGCATGCACGACGACGTCATCGGCATTCCACTCGGATACGGCCGAACGGCAGCCGGTGTGGTCGGAAATGAAGTCGGCGAGAACGGCTTCCTCTTTGGGCATGAGTCGGAAGGACGGCATATTTTGGCCGGCCTGAAACTCGAAGTAAAAGACAGCAAGCGCACCGAGAAACTCTCGGTGATCAAAGGAGCAGGCGTTATCGACCTGCACCGCCGCAACTACTTCGCGTCGACAACCCTTGAAGAATACAAGGAAGACAAGTCGGCAGGCGTACACAAGCACCCAGACCTCAATGACATGTGGGATCGCCACAAGTACGAAGTCAAATGGGGCATGGCAATCGACCTTTCGAAGTGCACTGGATGTTCAGCTTGCGTCACAGCATGCCAGGAAGAGAACAACATCCCAGTAGTCGGACGTACCGGTATTCTCGAAGGCCGAGAAATGCACTGGATGCGCATCGACCGCTACTACGAGATGCCGCACGAGGCCGCTCACAAGCAGTCTAACCCAGTCAACTTCGCTGCCCTTGCACACCAGCAGTACAGCGACTCTGGCGACCCAATGCTGCACCCTGAGCCTCTTGTCGCACTTGCTGAATACATGGATGAGCCACGCGTGCTCTTCCAACCGATGATGTGTCAGCACTGTGAAAATGCCCCTTGCGAGAATGTGTGTCCGGTGGCTGCCACCATGCACAGCGAGGACGGCCTCAACCAGATGATCTACAACCGTTGTGTGGGTACCCGTTATTGCTCCAATAACTGCCCATTCAAAGTTCGACGCTATAACTGGTTCAACTACGCCGTGGACCGAAGCGACACTGTGTTCGCTCGACTCTACCCAGAGCTCGGAGAGCACAAGCGCCTCAATATCGAGGAGCCGCTGCCGATGGCGATGAACCCAGAGGTGACCGTCCGCGAGCGAGGTATCATGGAAAAGTGTACCTTCTGTGTACACCGTATCCGCCGCGCTAATTGGACGCTTCGTCAAGAGGGACGCACCAAGTTCCGCGATGGCGACGTGGTCACAGCTTGCCAACAGGCATGCCCGGCCGACGCTATCGTCTTTGGTAACCTCATGGACGAAACCAGCGCAGTGGCAAAACTGCACGCTGTAGAACGTAAGATTACGCCACTTGATGAAGTCGGAGTTCGCTCGTCTGTGGCTTATTTGACTAATGTTTGGAATGCCCCGAAGCCTGCGCATGAAGCAGACCACGGAGCCGCTGACCAAAAAGAAACACACTGA